A stretch of DNA from Bactrocera neohumeralis isolate Rockhampton chromosome 6, APGP_CSIRO_Bneo_wtdbg2-racon-allhic-juicebox.fasta_v2, whole genome shotgun sequence:
TTAATCCATTGTTTTACTGCGGCCTTATCCTTAGGGAAATGAAAAAATCTCCACTTCGTAGCACTATTTTTGCCATTGTTATTATTACAACCGTACACTGCGCaacgcattttaaaaatatatagtttcACATTTcgcgggcgaataataagtcTACCGTGACGTAAGCAAAAaacagctgactgaaagcaaacatgcgcattTCGTAATCTCTTTCTTTATCATTCTGTGTGTATGGTAAAGCAGCGTTCAGACACTGCAATTTCTATTGCTAGCAACTCGTAGGAGAAGCAGCGTCGTTGTTCGCGGAGGAGTGCTGATTGCTGGTTCTCATTATATTCTCGATCGTCTCAGTActttctccgattttgaaattCAGAACTAGAAGGCAATTGGAAAACGATTATGCCGATTCTTGATTTGGTCAAGGTCTGTATTTCTATCAATATTGGGATTACAAAGTTTTAGAGGAGCCtacattttctgaaaatacACTAGCATGTGCGTattattgtattgtattgtatagttgttttttgtctttctcATGGTTTTCTCTTtacattttgatgattttgcGTAATTTACAATCTATTCGTATTCAGTTATCAgtcaaaaaacacattttcattagttgaaatttttgaaaaatttatttttgaatcataaaaacCAAACAATGCAAAAGAAAATGGCTCATTTTGACATTatgaattcaattatttttgtcaaattgttgtttttgggcTATCGACACGATCTTATATAATTGTATCGTTCTTATGACTTTGCTTTGCTCTAAGAATTTTTTCCATGTTTACTATGTTCTGTTTCTAAGCGCTCTTTTTCAGAATGAAACCACAGACGCTTGAAACGCTCGTCCAATTCACAAATTGTCCACTTATCATCAATTTGAATTGTTCAAAGTTTTTTGCAGCAATAAGACTTTTCCCTACGAGATTTTTTAAACTATGATTGTTCGCTGTGTTTATACCCCTTACAAGATAcacaagtatattaaatttatcacgAAGTCTGTAGCacaaaaggaaacgtcgaagacgctatatgttaaaatatatgtacatatgtacgcgcCCATGCGCGGTATACGTATCTTCACGCGCTCATTAATTTCCCCGAGTCATCGGTTGTAGGTGCATCTGACTTCTGGCACGTCGTCACTAATGGtcaatgaaataatttatgcaAGGCACAACTCATTTCTTGAATTGTAATGAGGACTCGAATTTGAAAGCCGAACACGCTGTGCCACCTGttaacatacataagtatgtatttgatGCTTCCAGGGTAGCGCGCAGTATTCGCGATTGTACCAATGGATTAAAGAGGCATGAAAAGGTAACGAACTCAGTTTGATCAGTTACAGAGTATTTTTAAAACCTATAAGaacaataattacaataatccaatttttttgtttggttttgattttattattgaaaGTATATAAGCATGGTTAGTAATGTAattaataatatgtaatatttgtgaaaaagttAATTCTAAAgtaatatagtaaatatttgcattaattgcaaaaaaaagttaggaaTATTAAGCAAGACTTTgcataaaaatgttataaagaGGTATACAAATTAGTGTAACCTAATCTAATATTGACCGTTGACTACATAGCCAATTGTCAAATTATGATCTCATTTAAGcattactttatatattttttgtattttgtactaTCAGTTTATTTGACCGCCTTTCGACAATTGTTTAATAACTTTTAGTAAAAGCGCTTCTTAGTCGACACTAGAAAGATCAAGGATGGCCTTTATCTTTTTGACGCTGCGCTCTGCGCTACGTGTCAATAGTTGTTTACCATAAGCGACAACTTCTATGTTTCCAATGGTAATGCAAAAAACGCTGTCTTGCTTCGGTATTGATCTTAAACGATCATCTGTGCTtactattttgaatatatttttcgtttCCAACACCACAACACCAATCAATCCCACCAAGGTTTCGCATTTCGATTCTTGTACTTTTATTTTAGCACCATGCAGATCAAGTTTCATCAACGCTTGGCAAATGGGATCGTGACCTCTCTCATATACCGTGGGTAGAACATCGCCTGGTTCAATCCCCAGCGCTTCACGCACGTAACGCTTCCAAACACGATGTATTGTCGTTGCGACTTGGTATGAAACCGCAGTTTTTGGTAATGTGTGCAAGCCTAGAGCGCGATGTTGACGTCGTGGAATCACGACAGACTTCCTTGCTGTTTGTCCCCGACGAACGTTTGAACTATTTCTTGTAGTATTTCCCCCTTCCAACATTGTAATGTGTTCTAAATTGATGTTTATATTATTACGCTGAGGCAACGCTATCATATCGTTAATCAGCGCACGAATAATGACATTGGTGtccatttttggtattttctttAAGCGTAGtaaataaaatacgtttgtGAAATCTGAAATCActtcttaatgaaaattttggaaaatttctgtttcttttgctaGTACATCGAGATATGTCAATGCTGACATTACACATTATCATGACCTTGCCATATGATAATCCGCAAAGAgattattgttaaaattttaactcaCATTGACACAGCGTTTGTTCGGCTCAAGTCTTTTTagtgaaatgttgaaaaataaatcaaagtaGAAGTAAAGTGTAATATCTGTGGactaaatataatgaaatcaatatttgtatttctttatattaatcTTAAATACTCTAATGCTTCAAGTTTTAGTAATCCTATCTATGAATTCGCTTTGCACTTTTTTCGCCGTGGCATATTAGAAACACCAGCAAGGTGGCAAGGGTGATGGGTGACACTTGTGGTTGTCAAGTGACTGCTGGGCGTTGTCAAATCAATTCCGAATTGTTTAACATATTTGTTTACCAAAACCATTGTAtaccaaaacttttcaaagattttacagttaaatttataatttctggttatttgttgtatgtaaaatgtataaaaaacaaatagttATTTTATGTGTAGTAGCAATATTGGCTATTCGTGAAGGTGAGTGAGGAGACGGAATTAATAATTTCCACTCGCACATTGAACCTTACACATTTTAAGAATTGCATGATTAATCATAGAGCAATTAATGCAATAGAAAAGGCTTGTAACAGAAACAAAAAGTACTTTAAagctttattgaaaataatttaaaacaagatctccaaaaaaatgtaacatattttGTTCCAACACTAGCTTCAGCAATATGGTGCTACCGCTGCACATCGGCCACTCCAGGTTGTGGGGAGAAATTTAACTGGCGTGGCATAGGTTTTCTAGGGGAGCAATGCCCTGAGAGTAATGACATATGTGTTAAAATTATTGAGAAACGTGGAGGTTTGTATTCAGGTGAACGAACTCATCAACCAATTATCAAACATATTTTGTCTTCTAGCACAAGAGACAATAACGCGTGACTGCTTGAGTGCGTTGAGTTTCCGTACCGATATTCCAGCTGATAAATACGAAGGTTGCCGTCCAGCCGCAAAGGACATACGTCTGGCACACTACGTCAATCACACAATAAAAGAACATGACGTGAAGCGTGATT
This window harbors:
- the LOC126763222 gene encoding ribonuclease P protein subunit p29, with product MDTNVIIRALINDMIALPQRNNININLEHITMLEGGNTTRNSSNVRRGQTARKSVVIPRRQHRALGLHTLPKTAVSYQVATTIHRVWKRYVREALGIEPGDVLPTVYERGHDPICQALMKLDLHGAKIKVQESKCETLVGLIGVVVLETKNIFKIVSTDDRLRSIPKQDSVFCITIGNIEVVAYGKQLLTRSAERSVKKIKAILDLSSVD
- the LOC126763227 gene encoding uncharacterized protein LOC126763227, giving the protein MYKKQIVILCVVAILAIREASAIWCYRCTSATPGCGEKFNWRGIGFLGEQCPESNDICVKIIEKRGAQETITRDCLSALSFRTDIPADKYEGCRPAAKDIRLAHYVNHTIKEHDVKRDYFNDVTFCFCFLDHRCNGAKATVINSLPLLGFLSIVLLFARKLI